The Leptospirillum ferriphilum genome has a window encoding:
- the ftsY gene encoding signal recognition particle-docking protein FtsY, translated as MNILQRLGAGLKKTREKLGNNLAQLFGKERSPQFYEELEDLLIISDVGPEQASLLIRDLKEWEKTSGNGTKGDPLLFLEERIASFFPLNPPVWVEQPDWKPVVILMVGVNGVGKTTTTGKLAHRFQQEGKSVILGAADTFRAAAVQQLRLWGEKLEIPVVHQKEGADPAAVAFDTVKAALARKMDVAIIDTAGRLQTKHNLMAELGKIHGLVKREMEDRPFETLIVLDSTLGQNTVSQMEHFRKAIPVSGMILTKLDGTSKGGIVVSLARKFHLPVRFVGVGEGKDDLVEFDPVLYARALLRPEETSRL; from the coding sequence ATGAATATTCTGCAACGCTTGGGTGCCGGATTAAAAAAAACCCGGGAAAAACTGGGAAATAATCTTGCACAACTGTTCGGAAAAGAACGGTCTCCCCAGTTTTACGAAGAACTCGAAGACCTTCTGATCATCTCTGACGTTGGCCCGGAACAAGCATCCCTTTTAATTCGGGATTTGAAAGAATGGGAAAAAACCTCGGGAAATGGGACAAAAGGAGATCCACTTCTTTTCCTGGAAGAGAGAATTGCGAGTTTCTTTCCACTTAATCCTCCGGTGTGGGTTGAACAGCCAGACTGGAAGCCCGTTGTCATCCTGATGGTTGGCGTCAACGGGGTGGGCAAAACCACAACGACCGGAAAACTCGCCCACCGCTTCCAGCAAGAGGGGAAGTCCGTCATACTGGGTGCCGCAGACACCTTCCGTGCAGCCGCCGTCCAGCAGTTGCGCCTTTGGGGAGAAAAACTGGAAATCCCTGTTGTTCACCAAAAGGAAGGAGCCGATCCGGCGGCGGTCGCTTTTGATACTGTAAAAGCGGCACTGGCCCGAAAAATGGATGTTGCCATTATCGATACGGCAGGAAGGCTGCAGACAAAACACAACCTGATGGCAGAACTTGGAAAGATCCATGGACTGGTCAAAAGGGAGATGGAAGACAGGCCTTTTGAAACACTGATCGTTCTGGACTCAACTCTTGGGCAGAACACTGTCAGCCAGATGGAACATTTCCGGAAAGCCATCCCTGTTTCCGGAATGATCCTCACAAAACTCGATGGCACCTCAAAAGGAGGGATTGTCGTCAGCCTGGCCCGAAAATTTCATCTTCCGGTAAGGTTTGTCGGGGTTGGAGAGGGGAAGGATGACCTCGTGGAATTCGATCCGGTCCTCTATGCACGGGCCCTTTTGAGACCGGAAGAAACTTCCAGG